A single region of the Anomaloglossus baeobatrachus isolate aAnoBae1 chromosome 2, aAnoBae1.hap1, whole genome shotgun sequence genome encodes:
- the LOC142290015 gene encoding zona pellucida sperm-binding protein 4-like gives MEWLRFVGAVCWALWVVSASSHGLQEHPEVQCGVDSMRITVPHSLKGDHKMKILNKDGKMELLRNNSSCGIWVTQRSDGYVIVGSSYDGCYMSLTHTDFVLTLGFTTRKNGEKKVTVRRKMTCAATTYDDAPMPDQCSSVIRSSRLSCTDSQDSCASFGCCYDPSDRIAPCYYGNKVTARCTPDGLFSIAISKTLTEPELDLSSTRLLDGSRAECNPIQRNDFFLLFQFPVSSCGTTLKVTGENVVYENELVATKTQLTWNRISITRDTTFRLLVRCHYAVSGFRPLKVEVVTLPPPPPVSSEGPLSFELRISLDSTYAGYYTNSDYPVIKVLREPVFVEVRILQKTDPNLVLVLHQCWATPSPDPRNAIQWPVLVNGCPFIGDNYKSELIPVSPSSSVAFPDHYSRFDVKTFTFVEVDSQTALAGQVYIHCSVSACVPGPNDNCATTCSRSKRSTNMLRLESEQVLVSSDVPIYFQHFLPVGHNDQKDFYGVGIYQHETLINGAAIAMGVLAVVLLTLTTWTMHRQRKFRSVPIRNLPVKNMVHVETISAKCS, from the exons ACAAAGATGGAAAAATGGAGCTTCTAAGAAATAATTCATCTTGTGGTATTTGGGTGACCCAGAGAAGTGATGGCTACGTGATCGTTGGGAGTTCTTATGACGGTTGCTACATGTCTCTCACA CACACAGACTTTGTATTGACCCTTGGGTTCACCACAAGAAAAAATGGCGAAAAGAAAGTCACTGTGAGAAGGAAGATGACATGTGCAGCGACAACCT ATGATGACGCTCCAATGCCAGACCAGTGCAGCTCTGTCATAAGATCCAGCAGGCTGAGCTGTACAGATTCCCAGGACTCGTGTGCAAGTTTCGGTTGCTGTTATGACCCCTCTGACAGGATTGCTCCATGCTACTATGGCAACAAAG TGACTGCCCGCTGCACACCAGATGGCCTCTTCTCTATTGCCATTTCGAAGACCTTGACCGAGCCAGAGCTTGACCTGTCCTCCACACGTCTGCTGGACGGGAGCCGAGCCGAGTGTAATCCAATACAGAGAAATGACTTCTTCCTGCTCTTCCAGTTCCCAGTTTCTTCTTGTGGCACCACATTAAAG GTGACTGGAGAGAATGTCGTATATGAGAATGAGCTGGTGGCTACCAAAACCCAGCTGACCTGGAATAGGATATCTATCACTAGGGATACTACATTCAG gttatTGGTTCGTTGTCATTATGCAGTCAGTGGCTTCAGACCACTGAAAGTGGAAGTAGTGACTCTACCACCCCCACCGCCGGTGTCCAGTGAAGGACCTCTCAGTTTTGAGCTGAGGATTAGTCTAG ATTCCACGTACGCAGGGTATTATACAAACTCTGATTATCCAGTGATTAAAGTTCTGAGGGAACCAGTTTTTGTGGAAGTCAGAATCCTGCAAAAAACTGACCCAAATCTTGTCCTTGTGCTACACCAGTGCTGGGCCACACCATCCCCGGACCCCAGGAATGCCATCCAGTGGCCAGTACTTGTTAACGG GTGTCCATTTATCGGTGATAACTACAAGTCGGAGCTGATTCCTGTCAGCCCGAGCTCTTCTGTAGCTTTCcctgatcattactccaggtttgATGTGAAGACTTTCACCTTTGTGGAAGTGGACTCTCAGACGGCTCTTGCAGGACAG GTGTACATCCACTGCAGCGTTTCCGCCTGTGTCCCTGGTCCAAATGACAACTGTGCAACCACATGTTCTAGAA GCAAGAGATCCACTAACATGTTAAGGCTCGAGAGTGAACAAGTCCTGGTATCCTCGGATGTCCCAATCTACTTTCAACACTTTCTGCCGGTGGGGCACAATGACCAGAAAG ACTTCTATGGAGTTGGCATTTACCAACATGAGACTTTGATAAATGGAGCAGCCATAGCCATGGGGGTTCTTGCCGTTGTCCTTCTGACCCTGACAACATGGACTATGCACAGACAGCGGAAATTCAGATCTGTACCGATCCGCAACTTGCCTGTGAAGAACATGGTACATGTTGAGACAATATCGGCCAAGTGCTCCTGA